The genomic window ACTTTTTATAATCGTATTTTTAGAAAACCAGTAGGTAAAAATATAATTAATTATTGTAATAGTGTGGTATGTTTTATTACTGGATATAAAAATATTAAAAATTTTATAGAAAAATATTTAAATATTAAATCAGGTCAAACTAGTTCGGATAATAATTTTACTTTATTACCTTGTTGTTGTATAGGATATTGTGATAAAAGTCCTGTTATTATGATTAATAAAAATATATATAAAAATGTTAATTGTAAAATGATACCTAATATATTAGAGTTATATAAATGAGAGAAATAAAATTAAATGAGGAAACACATCCTTTAACATGGAGGTTAGGAAAAAGATATAAAAAAAAAACTATTTTTTTAAAAGAATATCAAAAAAAAAATGGATATTTAGCTTTTAAAAATACTTTAAAAAATTTATTACCAGAAAATGTTATTTCTTTAATTATTGATTCAGGTTTAAAAGGTAGAGGAGGTGCTGGTTTTTTAACAGGTTTAAAATGGAATTTAGTTTCTAAAGATTTAACTATAAAAAAAAAATATATTATTTGTAATGCAGATGAAATGGAACCTGGTACTTTTAAAGATCGTTTTTTAATGGAAACATTTCCTCATCAATTAATTGAAGGAATATTATTGGCTGGTTATGCTATTAGAGCTTGTTGTGCATATATATTTTTACGTGGTGAATATTATAAATCAGAAAAAATATTAAAAAAATCTATTCAAGAAATTATTTCTTTAGGTTATTTAGGAAAAAATATTTTAGGAAGTGGTTTTCATTTTGAAATATTTATACATACTGGAGCCGGTCGTTATATTTGTGGGGAAGAAACAGCTTTAATTAATTCCTTAGAAGGAAAAAGAGCGAATCCTAGAAATAAACCTCCTTTTCCAGGTTTAGTTGGTTTATGGGGAAAACCTACTTGTGTAAATAATGTAGAAACTTTATCTAATGTTCCTTCAATAATATTAAATGGAGTAAATTGGTATAAAAGTATATCTAATAATGTTGATGCAGGTACAAAAATTATGGGT from Buchnera aphidicola (Greenidea ficicola) includes these protein-coding regions:
- the nuoE gene encoding NADH-quinone oxidoreductase subunit NuoE, with amino-acid sequence MNIKFKKYSKFIFINFKLTKYEFMNILKLKELYKDSRAASIEALKIVQKKRRWISEQAIIAISKLLGVSIVDLEGVATFYNRIFRKPVGKNIINYCNSVVCFITGYKNIKNFIEKYLNIKSGQTSSDNNFTLLPCCCIGYCDKSPVIMINKNIYKNVNCKMIPNILELYK
- the nuoF gene encoding NADH-quinone oxidoreductase subunit NuoF, with the protein product MREIKLNEETHPLTWRLGKRYKKKTIFLKEYQKKNGYLAFKNTLKNLLPENVISLIIDSGLKGRGGAGFLTGLKWNLVSKDLTIKKKYIICNADEMEPGTFKDRFLMETFPHQLIEGILLAGYAIRACCAYIFLRGEYYKSEKILKKSIQEIISLGYLGKNILGSGFHFEIFIHTGAGRYICGEETALINSLEGKRANPRNKPPFPGLVGLWGKPTCVNNVETLSNVPSIILNGVNWYKSISNNVDAGTKIMGFSGRVKKPGLWELPFGISAREILEKYAGGMQDGFKLKSWQPGGAGTDFLSEKDLDVSMDFNSIKNSGSRLGTAIAMAVDDTINMVHLVYNLEKFFFKESCGWCTPCRDGLPWIVKILKSLKNKKGFPGDIKILEDLCFDLNFGKTFCSLAPGAIEPLQSAIKLYRSEFECCINY